From one Streptomyces sp. N50 genomic stretch:
- a CDS encoding helix-turn-helix domain-containing protein: protein MSDGFEVPGTTPTALLPAVVDRVTALAERLGVPQAEVVHIGRLSVACGVPEPVVRALLSGRPAGEPDVQARFLQRLDLLRRTRLKPNGRKYTQQEIADGAGMSRQQAGALINGDRRPTMEHCDALQRFFRVHAGFLTAEDPEALAGALQRTEQELLQKLADRERAAAEAAEDPLERLLQDHGVRGIAWRAAQLPTDQHRDKVAEWLDMLLESVKRPES from the coding sequence GTGTCGGATGGCTTCGAGGTACCGGGCACGACGCCGACCGCTCTGCTGCCCGCCGTCGTCGACCGCGTCACCGCGCTCGCCGAACGGCTCGGTGTGCCCCAGGCCGAGGTCGTCCACATCGGCCGGCTGTCCGTCGCCTGCGGTGTCCCGGAGCCCGTGGTCAGAGCCCTGCTGAGCGGCCGTCCCGCGGGCGAACCCGATGTGCAGGCCCGGTTCCTGCAACGCCTCGACCTGCTGCGCCGCACCAGACTCAAGCCCAACGGGCGCAAGTACACCCAGCAGGAGATCGCCGACGGCGCGGGCATGTCCCGCCAGCAGGCGGGCGCGCTCATCAACGGCGACCGGCGTCCCACCATGGAGCACTGCGACGCCCTCCAGCGCTTCTTCCGCGTGCACGCCGGGTTCCTCACGGCCGAGGACCCCGAAGCACTCGCGGGCGCCCTCCAGCGCACCGAGCAGGAGCTGTTGCAGAAGCTCGCGGACCGTGAGCGGGCGGCGGCCGAGGCCGCGGAGGACCCGCTGGAGCGGCTGCTCCAGGACCACGGAGTGCGCGGAATCGCCTGGCGGGCCGCGCAGTTGCCCACCGACCAGCACCGCGACAAGGTCGCCGAGTGGCTGGACATGCTCCTGGAGAGCGTGAAGCGGCCCGAGTCGTGA
- a CDS encoding alpha/beta hydrolase, with amino-acid sequence MEDVPARRPARAARLRSVGAGELELRYRVVHGYRRAFRMAGQGPALVLIHGIGDSSATWTDLIPDLARTHTVIAPDLLGHGASDKPRADYSVAAYANGVRDLLTTLGIESATLLGHSLGGGVAMQFAYQFPERTERLVLVSAGGVGREVNPVLRLVSLPGSHLALSALRLPGMRLQVGLTVGLLRLLDTDLGRDAPELLTPVDALPDETARNAFIRTLRAVVDWRGQVVTMLDRCYLTEGMPTMLLWGDRDSVVPVRHAYGAHEAMPGSRLEIFEGAGHFPFHTDPARFLTLVEEFTATTTPAHWSREHWRDLLCEGRPGVTAQGGATERDLREASERSAT; translated from the coding sequence GTGGAGGACGTCCCGGCACGGCGCCCGGCGCGCGCCGCACGACTGCGCTCGGTGGGTGCCGGAGAACTCGAGCTGCGGTACCGCGTCGTGCACGGATACCGCCGTGCCTTCCGCATGGCCGGCCAGGGCCCGGCGCTGGTCCTCATCCACGGCATCGGCGACTCGTCGGCCACCTGGACCGACCTGATCCCCGATCTCGCCCGCACCCACACCGTGATCGCCCCCGACCTCCTCGGCCACGGCGCCTCCGACAAACCGCGCGCCGACTACTCGGTCGCCGCCTATGCCAACGGCGTCCGCGATCTGCTCACCACCCTCGGCATCGAGTCCGCGACCCTGCTGGGGCACTCGCTGGGCGGGGGAGTGGCGATGCAGTTCGCCTACCAGTTCCCCGAGCGCACCGAACGCCTCGTCCTGGTCAGCGCGGGCGGGGTGGGCCGCGAGGTCAATCCGGTGCTACGGCTCGTCTCGCTCCCGGGGTCCCATCTCGCTCTGTCCGCACTCCGGTTGCCCGGCATGCGCCTCCAAGTCGGCCTCACGGTCGGTTTGTTGCGGCTCCTCGACACCGACCTCGGCCGGGACGCCCCCGAACTCCTCACCCCCGTCGACGCGTTGCCCGACGAGACCGCCCGCAACGCCTTCATCCGCACCCTGCGCGCGGTCGTCGACTGGCGCGGCCAGGTGGTGACCATGCTCGACCGCTGCTACCTCACCGAGGGCATGCCGACCATGCTGCTGTGGGGCGACCGGGACAGTGTGGTGCCGGTCCGGCACGCGTACGGCGCTCACGAGGCCATGCCCGGCAGCCGGCTGGAGATCTTCGAGGGCGCGGGGCACTTCCCGTTCCACACCGACCCGGCACGGTTCCTCACCCTGGTCGAGGAGTTCACCGCCACCACCACCCCCGCACACTGGAGCCGCGAACACTGGCGCGACCTCCTGTGCGAGGGCCGCCCCGGCGTCACGGCCCAGGGCGGCGCGACGGAACGGGACCTGCGGGAGGCGAGCGAACGCAGCGCGACCTAG
- a CDS encoding toxin-antitoxin system, toxin component, with the protein MRRLCGELVAELSLGAPARPHDLYAALCDAMSRRRGRPVQFRTAAFPACTASGLWLDMADQDLVVIEERTAPDHQLVILGHELWHMKAGHCGPHVGGTAVAARLLGETVDEAALRATVLKVAARSRFERADEREAESFGLLLASKCRTWLAGSTLREPAQHDHLAGRIEAALGYPGPRS; encoded by the coding sequence ATGCGCCGCCTGTGCGGCGAGTTGGTGGCCGAGCTGAGCCTGGGCGCACCCGCACGCCCCCACGACCTGTACGCCGCGCTGTGCGACGCGATGAGCCGCCGCCGCGGCCGCCCGGTCCAGTTCCGTACGGCCGCCTTCCCGGCCTGCACCGCGAGCGGGCTGTGGCTCGACATGGCCGACCAGGACCTCGTGGTGATCGAGGAACGCACCGCGCCCGACCACCAGTTGGTGATCCTGGGCCACGAGCTGTGGCACATGAAGGCCGGTCACTGCGGCCCCCATGTGGGGGGCACCGCGGTGGCCGCCCGGCTGCTCGGCGAGACCGTCGACGAGGCGGCGCTGCGCGCGACCGTCCTCAAGGTGGCGGCCCGCAGCCGGTTCGAGCGCGCCGACGAGCGGGAGGCCGAGAGCTTCGGTCTGCTGCTCGCCAGCAAGTGCCGTACGTGGCTTGCCGGTTCGACCCTGCGGGAGCCGGCGCAGCACGACCACCTGGCGGGGCGGATCGAGGCGGCGCTGGGGTATCCGGGGCCGCGCAGCTAG